The segment TTGGCAGACGGCACCCATCGACAACGGCCTGCGCAGACAGCTGCTCCAGCAGGCGCACCCGGCCGCCGAGGCGTTCTGGGGCGAGCTAGATCAAGGCTTTCTGCCTGCTGCCCGCAGGGGCGATCGCATGGCCATCGACGCCAGCTATGCGAAGCTCGCCGACATCTACGACACCCACCGTGCCGCAGTGGACAAGCTCGTCGTGATGGCGATGGCCGAACACCAGCGGGTCGCGGCACACGGCACGTCCGAATTCTATACCGCGATGGGCATCGTGCTTGTGCTGGCGCTGATCGTTGGCGGCCAGGCCGCGCACTTCTACATTGCCATGTATCGCCGCGTGCTGGAGCCGGTCGGTACGCTGTCCGCGCTCACCGATCGCCTCGCCAAGGGCGAAGTTGCCGCCATCCCCTATCAGGACCGTACCGACGAGATGGGTCGCATTGCCTCCGGCCTCGAACATTATCGTGCCGCCGCGGCGGCGCAGAGCGAGGCGGATGCGCGCAAGCTGGAGGCGCAGCGCGAGGTGACCGAGGTACTCGGCAACGGCCTGCTGGCGCTGCGTGAGGGCGACCTGACCCGCACCATCGATCGCCGTTTCCCGGCCGAATATGAAGTGTTGCGGCAGAACATCAACGAGGCGATCGCCTCGCTGCGCGTCCGCGTGCAACTGGTCAGCGAAAGCGCCGAGAACATCCGCAACACCTCGTCCGAGGTGGCGCACGGCTCCGAGGACCTCGCCCACCGTACCGAGAAGAGCGCCGCCAACCTCGCCCAGGCGACCGAGGCGCTGGCGAAGATCGAAGAGCGGCTTCGCGCGACGATGATCGCCGCCGACAACACCGTGAAGCGCGCCGGCGAAGCCACCACGGCGCTCCGCGATGGCCGCGGCACCACCGCCCGCGCGGTGCAGGCGATGGACCGCGCGAGCGGCAGCGCCAAGAATATCGACGGCGTGATCGAAGGCCTCGACAAGATCGCTTTCCAGACTCGCGTGCTGGCAATGAATGCCGCGGTCGAGGCCGGCCGCGCCGGCGAGGCGGGTCGGGGCTTCATGGTCGTCGCCGATCTCGTTGCCGCTTTGGCACTTTGCGCCGAGGATCAGGCGAAGCAAGCCCGCGACATGCTCAGCGAGACCCAGGCGGACATCCTCCAGGCCGCCGATGCGGTGCACGATACCGATACCGCGCTCGACACAATCTCGGGCGACGTCGAGGCGGTTCACAACCTGATCGCGGCGATCGACCATGACAACCATGCCCAGTCGGCGGCGGTGAGCCAAGTCTCGACCGCGATGAAGGGCATGGACCTCGTGACGCAGCAGAACGCGGCGATGGTCGAGCAGACCTCGGCGGCGATCCGTAATCTGTCGAGCGAGGTCAACGCCCTCGCCCAGCGCGCCGGGGCATTCCGCTTCGATCGCTCTGCAAGCGTGCGGACAACCGCCAACGCCAGCGAGCTGGCGACCTTGCACTGATAGGAGAGGAAGCCCCTGTCCTTTCGGGGACAGGGGCTTTTTACGCTCAAGCCCGGTTGGCGGCGCTGAGAACCGCGCGCACCGACGCCGTCGCGATGTCCGCATCGATGCCGACGCCGAACACCGTCCGACCATCCTCGGTGCGGCATTCGACATAGGCCGCCGCTTGCGCATCGGCGCCCCCGCCGATCGCGTGCTCGCTATAGTCGACCACGTCGAAGCGGGGACCGGTAGAGCCCGCCAGCGCGTCGACCACGCCGGAGATCAGGCCGTTGCCGCGGCCCGAAATCGACTGCGCGACGCCGTCGATCGAGATGCGACCGACAAACACGCGATTGCCCGCAGCGCCGCTTTCCTCATAGTCGACCAGCGTAATCCTGTCCTTGTCACCGGGCAGGTACACCTGCTCGAAACGACTCCAGATATCGGCAGCGTTGAGCTCGCGGCTGGTCTCGTCGGCCAGCGCCTGGACATGCTTGGAGAATTCGGCCTGCATCCGCTTCGGCAGCTTGAGGCCCTTGTCCTGCTCAAGCACCCAGGCGACGCCGCCCTTGCCCGATTGCGAGTTGACGCGGATGACCGCCTCGTAATCGCGGCCGAGATCCTTGGGATCGATCGGTAGATAGGGCACGTCCCAGACCTGGTCGTTGCGCGCTCCCTGCGAGGCGAAGCCCTTCTTGATCGCGTCCTGGTGGCTGCCCGAGAAAGCGGTGAACACCAGATCGCCGGCATAGGGATGGCGCGGGTGGACGAGCAGCTGGTTGCAATACTCCACCGTCTGGATCACCTCATCGATATCCGAGAAGTCCAGGCCCGGGTTCAGCCCCTGCGTGTACATGTTCAGCGCCAGCGTCACGAGATCGACATTGCCGGTGCGCTCGCCATTGCCGAACAGGCAGCCTTCGACGCGGTCCGCGCCCGCCAGCAGGCCAAGTTCGGACGCGGCGACGCCCGTGCCCCGGTCGTTATGCGTGTGCAGGCTGATGACGACGCTCTCGCGGTCGCGGATGTTGCGGCAGAACCATTCGATCTGGTCGGCATAGATGTTCGGCGTCGCCGCCTCTACCGTCGCCGGCAGGTTGAGGATCAGCGGACGCTCCGGCGTCGGGCGCAGGATGTCCATCACCGCCTCGCAGACCTCGACCGAGAAATCGAGCTCGGCGGTGGAGAAAGTCTCCGGGCTATATTCGAAATGCCATTCGGTATCGGGCTGCTTGGCCGCCTCGTCGCGCAGCACCTTGGCGCCCTCGATGGCGATCTGGCGCACTTCGTCGCGGCTCATGCCGAACACGATGCGGCGCCAGGCCGGCGACACCGCATTGTAGAGATGGACGATCGCTTGCTTGGCGCCCTTGAGCGACTGGAAGCTGGTCTCGATCAGGTCGCGGCGAGACTGGGTGAGCACCTGCACGATCACATCGTCCGGCACCCGCCCCTCGCGGACCAGCCCGGAAATGAAATCGAACTCTGTAGCACCCGCGCTGGGAAACCCGACTTCAATTTCCTTAACACCGACCTTCAGCAGCAGATCGAAGAACCGGCTCTTCTTCTCGCCGTCCATGGGATCGATCAGCGCTTGGTTGCCGTCGCGCATATCGGTGGAGAGCCAGCGCGGCGCCTTGGTGATGGTTCGGCTGGGCCATTGGCGATCGGGCAGATCCACCTGCGGGAAGGGTCGATATTTGACGCTGGGGTCGCGCAACATGGGCCGTGTCTCTCTTCAAGGTCTGGCTGCGCCTAGCGCAGCCGTGATGCGATAGGGAAGTTCCGGTTTGCCCTTAGGGGAGACGCGCGCGTGCGAAATCGGCCCCTAAGGGCGGATAAGTCGCAGGGTAAGGCACTGGGCGTCGATCACCGCCCTCCTGTGCCGTAATTGTCCGATTTTGTCCAGCATGGACTAAACATCTGCAAAACAAGGGAGCTTTGCCCGCCTTGATTTGATATTAACCAATAAGCGCCGAAACAGCGTGCTCGCAGGAGAGGACTTCCATGCTGCAGCTCGTCTATATCAGTTCCGCAAACCCCGCCGCGCCCTGCCCCACGCGGGACATACTGACCATATCTCGCCGCAACAATGCGCGCGATCGGATCAGCGGCCTGCTCTATGCGGACAGCGGCCGTTTCCTCCAGGCCCTCGAAGGCCCTGAAGACGCGGTGGAGTTGGCCTATGCCCGCATCCAGCGCGATGCACGCCATCGCGCGATCGTGTTGCTTTCCCGCCGGATCGTCGATCGACGCGAATTCGGGCATTGGGAAATGGCGCATCGCGCCCCCGGCGTCGACGCCGTCGAGTTCCTGGCCGATGTCCAGCGGCTTACGGCGGATGCTGCACCGGCGGTGCGCGGTACCTTCGAGGGGCTTGTCCGGACCCGTGTTTCGGCCTGACGGCGCAATATTACTGCGTCTTCTGCCAAAAGTGTTGCGCGACGGCACCACCGCAGCGCCGCAAAACAGCGGTTCGCCGCGCTTCGGTGCGGTCTGCGCTGGACAGAAGCCCTTTCCCGCAGTCAAAGGCGTACAGGGGCGTGCATCACCGCACGAACCACAGTACATCGTTGGTCGCGACAAGGGGGAGGAAGCCTCTCGATCCCGAGGCGCTGACGAAGGAATAGCCCCAATAAGGGGTACGAACAGGAGTTAGACACGATGGCCGAGACCAAAGCACGCGGTGGCATTGCCAAGCCGGTTACCCCGTCGCCCGAACTGGCGAAGATTGTGGGCACCGCCGATCTGCCGCGCAGCGAGATCGTCAGCAAGGTGTGGGAATACATCAAGAAGCACAACCTGCAGAACCCTGCGAACAAGCGCGAGATCCTCGCGGACGAAACGCTGAAGCCGATCTTCGGCGGCGACAAGGCCACCATGTTCGAAATGAACAAGCACCTCGCCAAGCACGTCAAGTAAGCGAGGTCGCTGGCCCGTTTCGGGCTGTGCGAACGGCAAAAAAGGGGCAGGCAACCAGCGTTGCCTGCCCCTTTTATTGTCTGCCGCCTATCCGGATCGTCCGCGATTCGGCCCGATCAGTGCGCCAGTATCAACGGCACCGGGCATTCGGCGAGCATCCGCCGCGTCACCCCGCCGAACGCTGCTTCCAGGAAGCGGCTATGGCCAAAGCCGCCCATCACCAGATAAGCTGCCTTAAGCGCCTCCACCACCGCCAGGATCGCACCGCTTACCGTATCGGTCTTGGGTACCACCCGCACCTCGGGCCGGATGCCGTGCCGCGAAAGATATTCCGCCGCCTCTGCTGCCGAAATCCGCAGCGCGCCCTCATCGACCACAAGGATCGTCACCGTGCCGGCATGTTTGAGCAGTGCCGTCGTCGCCTGCAGCGCCGCTTCCGCCGTACGCGAACCGTCCCAGGCGACCACCGCATGGCCGTACAGGTCGAAACCCAGCGTCATTTCGGGTACCGCGACGATCGGCTTGCCGGTCTTCAGGATGGTGTCGCCGATCAGATCGCGCATGTCGGGATAGTCGATCTTGCCTAGCTCACGATTGAGCACCACCAGATCGGCGAGCGCGGTCGCATCGCGCAGGCATTCGCGGGCAAAACCAGTCGCGTCCACCCAGTCATATGCTACATCCTCGGCCTTGAGCCGCGCTTCCATTCGCAAACGGTTGGCGGCCTCACGAGTCTGCTCGTCGGCGAGCAGCGCGGCACCGCCGCCGAATTCGACATAATCGCCAACATAAGCCGGCACCATTGCGATGTCGACGCAACGCAGATGCCCCTCCAGTCCCCTCGTCAGGTCGAGCGCTGCCTGAAACCTTGCCTCCTGCCCGGCGTCGTCATGCATCAGAACGAGTATATTCTTCATGGTCGCCTCCATTTCATCCCGTCTTCTTCGTGGGTGACGTTAGGCTAGGCAGGTCGATCACGTGCCGACATGCGGTTAGTTACGGACTCTCGGCTGCCAACTCGGCAAGTGTGACGGCATCGAGAATCACCACGCTCCGCAGCGTAGGCAGTGCGATCAGGCCGTCGCGCTTCAACGCGGTGAGCTTGCGGCTGACCGTCTCGATCGTCAGACCGAGCAGCTCGGCCATTTGCTGACGGGTGAGCGGCAGGTGCACCGCCTCGCGGCGGCTGCAGGTACTGCGGGCTGCAAATTGCAGCAGCAGGCTGGCAACGCGCTCCTCGGCGGACTTGCGCCCGAGCAGCAGCATCCAGCGACGAAGCTGGTCGAGCTCGTCATAGGCGCGGCTGAGCAGCACCTGGCCGATTTCCGGATGCGTTTGGACCAGACCTGGCAGCGCATTGCGCGGGAAGACGCAAAGCTCGGTCTCGGTCAGCGCGGTAACGCAGTGGCTCGACGACCGCTCACCGATTGCGCCGACGAAATCTGCCGGAAAGGCCAGTCCCAGCATCTGTTCGCGCCCGTCCTCCAGCGAGGCAGAGAGCTTGACCAGCCCGCGGTGGAGGATACCGACCTGCTCGGCGACATCACCCTGCCAGATCAACACCTCGCCCCGCCGCAGCACGCGCCTGCGGCCGAGGCGGTGAAGCGCCGCCAGCGCACTGGCGGGAATATCACCACACAGAGACGTCACGCGCACGCTGCAGGCGGCACAACCCGCCGGCAGACACCAATCCACGGGCCCTAGATTGGGCTGGTTCCGATCCATGTACATTATCCGCCTCCGCGGACGGCATGCCGCGCCCGCGTGCGGCGTGTCGTTACGTATAGGTCCCAGGCAGGAAAGCGCATGCGCCTGCGGACATTACCTAGCGGAAACGTTGCGCCCGATCAAAACCGAGGGGGAAACGCGCGGGTACCTGGCGCCTCGTCGAACACGAGGAGAAATGAACCATGCGCACTTCGCTTTTTGTCGGTATGGCCGCGGCCGGTCTGCTGGCCTCCACCGCGAGCGCCCACGCCCAGGACCGCGCGGGGATCGCGGCCGGCGACTGGCTGGTCCGCCTGCGCGGCATCGTCGTCGCCCCGAATGAATCGTCGAGCGGCATCACCCCCGCCTTGCCCGCCGCGCGGGTCGGCGTAGGGGATTCCGTGATGCCAGAGGTCGACTTCACTTACATGGCCACCGACCATATCGGTGCCGAGCTGATCGTCTCCAGCACCCGTCACGACCTCCAGGGCCGCGACGCCATTTCGTCGCTCGGCAAGGTGGGACATACGTGGGTGCTGCCGCCGACGCTGACGCTGCAATATCACTTCCGGCCCAAGGCGCCGGTGCGCCCCTATCTGGGCGCGGGCATCAACTACACGACCTTCTACTCAGCCAAGACCAGCGACTCGCTGAACAAGGCGCTCGGCCGGACCAGCCTCTCGCTCAAGGACAGCGTCGGTTATGCCCTGCAGGCAGGCGTGGACATCGATCTGAACAAGAAATTCTTCCTGAACCTCGACGTCAAGTACATCGACATGACGACCACCGCACGACTCAACACTGGCGGCGCGATCAACCAGACCAGCGTCGACATCAATCCGCTGGTGTTCGGGTTCGGTGTCGGCACCCGCTTCTGATCGGGGCACTGGCTGGCGCACATTCATATCCACTCCAGAAGGGAATGAACCCGGGGGCTGCGTGCTTGGGCGCAGCTCCCATGCTTCAGGGCGCGGCGCGGTATCGCTACTATTCGAGGTCATCGACCGCATCGTGGCCATGCTTCTTGCCAGGTGATCGCGGCGTGACGGTCTTCTGCCATATGTCCGCGTGCACGCTACATATCCAGATGCCGCCTTGCACCGTCCAGACGTATTCGTCGGTATACGTCATGACCGACGCGTTAGTTTGCAGGAACGGCAGGTGGTGATCTTCCAGTCACGTCTGCTGGAGACGAGTGATGCGGCGAAGCCGATTTAGCGAGGATCAGATTATTGGGGTTCTGCGGGAGCATGAGGCTGGCGTGAAGACCGCCGACCTGTGCCGGAAGCACGGGATCAGCGATGCGACCTTTTACACCTGGAAGTCGAAATATGGCGGCCTGACGGTTTCAGACGCTGCCCGGTTGCGGGCGCTGGAAGACGAGAACCGCCGGCTGACGAAGCTACTGGCGGAGTCGATGCTCGACGTGTCGGCGCTGAAGGATCTGCTGGGAAAAAACTGACGCGGCCTGTGGAGCGCTACGCTGCGGTGGAGAAGCTGATGGCCGATCACGGTTTCTCCGAGCGTCGTGCCTACAGGCTGATCGGGGTCAATCGGTCGGCGTGCCAATATGAGCCGCTTCGCGGGAAGGACAATGCTATCCGCGAGCGGATGCGCGAGATCGCGAACGAGCGTCGTCGGTTCGGCTACCGACGGCTGGCGATCCTGCTACGGCGTGAAGGCAAGCGCCGGTGAAAGCCTCACGAACGGCCGGCCACCACCCCCCGCGCCCGGAGGGCGTGCGAAGCGACTTCGCTCGGGAGATGTTGAAGCCGAGGAAGCGCATCAGCCCTTCGCGCGGAGATCGCGGCGCTGGTAGGCGCCGCTGGCCTGCTGGCCCCGGCCCCGACGCTGCGGCGGGGGAGCTGCCTCGGAGGCTGCCGGCTTATCACCGGGATCCTCTTCGTCCGCCTCGGGCTTTGCCTTGCCGATCGCTCGCAGCAGTCGGACGTCTCGATCTGTCTTCGCTTCGAACGGGTCACCCGGGACCAGCTGCTTCCAGCATAGCGGAACGACTTGCTTGCGATCATTTTCGTGGAAACCTCCGCCGGAGCGCCGGGCGGGCACGCGGCCCCCCGACATCACGCGCGTGGCATATTGCCAAATGCGATCATGCCGCGGGTCATCACCCGAAGAATTCGTCCTTTTCCTCCTCTTCGCCGCCGGCGCGGTTGCGCTCATCGGGAAGGCCAAGCTCGCTCATATAGGCGCGCATTTGCCCGTGCATTGACGCGGAGAACCGCGACGGGCCACGCTTGAACTCTGCCCAGAGTTCGCAGAATGCGATCGCGGCAGGCTCGCGCGATCCGTCCAGCCAGCCTGCTGGAGCGATGTAGCGTTTGCATGCCTTGAGCGCCTCACCCTTGGGCCCGGCCGGCTGCACAAGCTTCCCGAAGCTCGTCTGAGCCTCGTCGATTTGCTCACGCGCCTTTGCGCGATTTCCGTGCCGCGTCGCATTGTGCGTGCCGTCGACAAGCCGAAGTGTTGCCGGTTCCGGCTCCGCTCCTCGCGTAGCCATTATCTTCTCCGTTACTTCGCAGTTACTGCAAAGCGCCAGAAGTAACGCAAATATTAATCGCAAGTAAAACGTTGCACATTGACCATCCGGACGATCAATCTGCAAATGCGAAAAAATGGGGACGGGAGCGGTGTACGCCAGCGAGCGGTCCCGGGTTTGGACCCTCCCCCCCACCCTCATCCTATCCGCCAGCCGTCAGCCCCTATTTCCGCCTGCTGTCGATGCGGAAACGTGCCCAGATCCTTGGCTGTCTTGATGTCGTGGCAGGACTTACAAAGGCACTGAATGTTGCCGTCTTCGGCCAGCCCGCCTTTGAATAGCGGGATGATGTGGTCGGGAGTGACAGCTGCGGTGATGATGTCCTTTGCCTTGCAATGCCGACAGAGCGGCTCTGCCGCCAAGTGTCGCGCTCGATCGCGCTGCCCATGTCTGCCTCGACGTCTTGCTACCATCACGCACACCCCACCATTCTCTTACCTCTTTTCGGGCGAGGCTGAGTCACCAAGCCCTTGCCGATTTGATCGAGGCCAAATCGGAAACGCCGCCAGCGGATATGTGCAGCGAGGCAAGGTCGCCATGTGAGGGGATTGCATGCCAGTGCGACACAACCGCAACGTTAAGTGACAAAATGATGAAATTGCAGCACCTATACGCTGAAATAAATCAGCATCCAATCTCATGAAGGTGCTTTCCGGTAGCCACCGCGTCCGCATATTGACGCAGCTACTCGATGGCGAATCATGCGTCGGACATATCTCCACTGCAATCAACATGCCCATTACAGCGGCATCGCAGCAACTCCCCGTACTTCGAGGCGCCGAGCTTCTGCTTCACCGGCAAGATGGCCAGCTGCGCTTGTATTCTCTCTCGAATTCGCCGTCGTACGCGCTTCTGCGATCAACGCTAGGAGTGCCTCACGAGGACTCCATAAACGACTTGACGAATGATCAATAGGCAGCCTTCGGACTCCCACAAAAACGTCCATCGACATTCTGTCGATTGCTGGCGATGCGCAGTGGTATGGGGACCAAGATCGTCTGTCGCCGAGGCTGCTTGAGCAGCGATGCCCCGAAGGGCTGTTCTCGTTTTGTATCAGCAGCGGGACGATTTGCCAAGCCCGATCTCGATCGTCAAAGTTCTCCAGAACGTCGGGGTTAGTCTACCAAGCGCAGCGAACGGGGAGCATATCTAGCAGCAGCAATGGCGCTATACGCCACATCGTGCACTGCGTTCGAAGTGCCTTCCAGGCGTACCGTGAGACTGCTGCGGAGCACGCGAACCACCGGTAAGGGCTCGTTTCGCCCCCTGAGGTACACGGAGACAACTGACCCGTCCCCGAGAGCCAACTCGACGTTTCTGATGATCTCCTGCCCAGCGCCCTCGTCATTCCCATTCATTGCGAAGTCCCCTGAGGTCCATAATGGACTTGGTGTCGACAAACGTCCTTTGCCGTAAATTGATGCGCTGCAGCAACTTACCTCGCGACGAATTGACGTTTAATCCTGCTAAACCGTCTAAGCTTCAGTCATTTGCACAAAGGCCTTAATCGATCTAACGACGACTGGATTATTGCAATCGTTCGCAATGCCACCTTAAGCGGATGCGAAACGAACCTGCCTATTTCGGTCGGAAGCAACGATAACCGGCAAACCGCGATGGCGCAGTCGGTCTTGCTGTGTACGGGGCCGGCACCCAAGATCGGTTTGCACCCTACTTCGCCGGAATTGGGCGGCAAATCCTGCTGCACGAGGCAAGGAGCGCTGAGGAGCGTCCTTTCGCAATCCGCAAGGAGCGTGCGGCTCGGTCGCATGGACGCCTCCCCTGTGGAGCGTCGCCAACGCTATTCAAACTTCGAGCGGGCCGCAGCGTTGGCGCAATGTGACACACCGGGGTGACCATCGCGGGCGCTACTGAACGACTCGGAATGTCGCCCAGTCTGAATGTCCGCTGCCGGCCAAGACGTGAAATTTGGCACCGATGGCTACCGACCAAAGTGCGCCATTCCGATCGGCATCAATGTCGTCCCGGCTAGCCGAAAGGCGGCGGTTAAGACGGACAGGGTCTCGTTTTGAAGCGTTCAATTTTGGGGGGATCTATTGCCCCCGCCATTTACTTGCTAACGACCCAGAACAGAACGCAATTTCGCGGTTGCAGGGTCGTAGTTGGGCTAGCCTGCAAGGCTCCCCGCATCGAACTAGGCAGGAGACCATATGCCCGTAGCCAACCCTCAAGCGATCACGGGAATCGTTGGCCTCGACGACGTGCTGAGCGGCGGCCTCGAACGGGGGCGCGTTTTCCTGCTCGAAGGCAGCCCTGGCACGGGCAAGACGACGATCGCGCTACAGTTTCTGCGTGCGGGCGCGGCATCGGACGAGCGCTGCCTTTACATCACCCTCTCCGAAACCGAAGAAGAGTTGCGGTCTACGGCCACAGCGCATGGCTGGGACCTGCAGGGCCTCGAGCTGTTCGAACTGGTACCGCCGGAAAACCTGCTCGATGAGGAGCAGCAGCAGAGCTTGCTCTACTCCTCGGACCTGGAACTCGGCGAGACCACCCGGCGCATCTTCGACGTATTCGAGCGTGTCCGCCCCGATCGCGTCATCTTGGACAGCCTTTCCGAAATCCGTCTGCTCGCGCAAAGCTCGCTGCGCTATCGCCGGCAGATCCTGGCGCTGAAGCATTATTTCGCGCGGCAGAATGCCACGGTGCTGATGCTCGACGATCTGACTACCGACGCGAACGACAAGACCGTGCACTCGATCGCGCACGGCGTCGTGCGCCTCGAGGAGCTTGCGCCCGAGTATGGGGCGGAGCGGCGGCGGCTGCGGGTGATCAAATATCGTGGCCGGCGCTTCCGTGGCGGCTTCCACGATTTCGCGATCGAAACCGGCGGCGTTCGCGTATTCCCCAGGCTGGTATCGGCCGAACACAAGCGGCCCGTCGATCGCGCGGTGCTGGGCACGGGCATGGCGGAGTTCGACGCGCTGCTAGGCGGCGGTGTCGAACGTGGTTCCAGCGTGCTGGTGCTGGGCCCGGCAGGCACCGGAAAGTCGATCATGACTCTCACCTTCGTGCGCAATGCTATCGCGCGCGGCGAGCGGGCAGCGATGTTCGTGTTCGACGAGGAGCGCGGACTGCTCATCGAACGGGCCAAGGGTCTGGGCATCGACCTGCAGGCGATGATCGACGCCGAGGCGCTGGTGCTGGAACAGGTGGATGCTGCCGAGCTCACGCCGGGCGAATTCTCCGAAAGGGTACGCGTCTGCGTCGAGACGCAAGGTGCGCGTACCGTCGTGCTGGACAGCCTAAACGGCTATCAGGCGGCGATGCCCGGGGAGACCGCACTCGTGCTCCACGTCCACGAGCTGCTCCAGTATCTGAACCGTCGCGGCGCCACCACCTTTCTCACGGTGGCGCAGCACGGCCTGGTCGGCGACATGAAGTCGCCGGTGGACGTCACCTATCTGGCCGATACCGTCATCCTGCTGCGCTACTTCGAGGCATTGGGCCGAGTGCGGCGCGCGGTTTCCGTCGTCAAGAAGCGGACTGGTCCGCACGAGGACACGATCCGCGAATATCGCATCGGCGAGCGCGGACTCACTCTCGGGCCGCCCCTGGCCAATTTCCAGGGCGTACTCCGCGGTGTGCCAGTCATGGTCGGCGAGGCGACCCTACTCGACGATCCCGAAGCGTGAAGCACAGCACGTTTTCGGAGCGGGCATTGGTGCTCGCCCCGCGCGGACGGGACGCTACGATCGCCGCCGCGATGCTGAGCGAAGGCGGTATCGAAGCGACCGCCTGCGCGTCGCTGCTCGCGCTGATCACGGAGCTGGATGCCGGAGCGGCCTTCGTGCTGGTGACCGAGGAGGCAATCACCAGCGCCGACCTCAATCCGCTCGCCGATTGGCTGTCGCACCAGGAGGAATGGTCGGACCTGCCCTTCGTGCTGCTCACCACCCGGGGCGGTGGTCTCGAGCGCAATCCGGCCGCGGTGCGGTATCTGGAGGTCCTCGGCAACGTCACCTTCCTTGAGCGCCCCTTCCATCCGACGACGCTGATCAGCCTCGCGCGGTCGGCGTTGCGGGCGCGCAAGCGGCAATATGAGGCGCGCAGCCGCCTCACCGAACTGCGCGAGGGCGAGGCGCGCTACCGCACGCTGTTCGACACGATGGACGAGGGCTTTGCCGTCATCGAGTTTCTCGACGGCCCGGAAGGCGCGCTTTCCGACTATGTCCATGTCCAGGCCAATCCCGCCTATGAGCGGCACACCGGCATCGCCAACGTCATCGGTCAGAAGGTGCGCGAGATGGTGCCCGATGAGGCAGAGGGCTGGGTTGCCCTGTATCGCCAGGTGCTCGTCTCCGGAGAACCCATCCGGTTCGAGCGCGAACTGGTCGCCACCCGCCGTCAGCTGGAGCTCTCGGCATTCCGCATCGAACCCTCCAGCCGCAAGGCCGTCGCGGTCATCTTCCAGGACGTGACGGCGCGGAAGCGCGCCGAGCAGGAA is part of the Sphingomonas sp. genome and harbors:
- a CDS encoding ATPase domain-containing protein; translation: MPVANPQAITGIVGLDDVLSGGLERGRVFLLEGSPGTGKTTIALQFLRAGAASDERCLYITLSETEEELRSTATAHGWDLQGLELFELVPPENLLDEEQQQSLLYSSDLELGETTRRIFDVFERVRPDRVILDSLSEIRLLAQSSLRYRRQILALKHYFARQNATVLMLDDLTTDANDKTVHSIAHGVVRLEELAPEYGAERRRLRVIKYRGRRFRGGFHDFAIETGGVRVFPRLVSAEHKRPVDRAVLGTGMAEFDALLGGGVERGSSVLVLGPAGTGKSIMTLTFVRNAIARGERAAMFVFDEERGLLIERAKGLGIDLQAMIDAEALVLEQVDAAELTPGEFSERVRVCVETQGARTVVLDSLNGYQAAMPGETALVLHVHELLQYLNRRGATTFLTVAQHGLVGDMKSPVDVTYLADTVILLRYFEALGRVRRAVSVVKKRTGPHEDTIREYRIGERGLTLGPPLANFQGVLRGVPVMVGEATLLDDPEA